The following are encoded together in the Gemmatimonadota bacterium genome:
- a CDS encoding aminoacetone oxidase family FAD-binding enzyme produces MTHIVVIGAGAAGSMAAIFAARGGARTTLLERTRDGGRKILISGGGRCNVLPLTVDESRFVTDSSANTLRKIVRSWPLDAQVRFFEDELGVPLVEEVESLKRFPASHKARDVRDALLARARRDGAEIRFDTLVTGFAPHAGGWRVTIDGAAPVDADAIIVATGGLSVPLTGSDGLGLRVLGALGHAMHPTYPALTPLTSNDAAFAALSGVSLTVTLTARDAMRQASWRGGFLFTHHGYSGPAALNVSHVVARSRLEGDRSARVTVQWTALGDAEWEVALRPHGARTVVGALRQEMPERLAQVLITAAHVDPTRTLAELRREERLRLVETLVRGSLPWSGDEGYKKAEVTGGGLDLAEVNPRTMESRRHPGLYVCGEVLDAFGPIGGYNFLWAWATGRAAGMAASASA; encoded by the coding sequence ATGACGCACATCGTGGTCATCGGCGCAGGCGCCGCAGGGAGCATGGCGGCGATCTTTGCCGCACGCGGTGGCGCGCGCACGACGCTGCTCGAACGCACGCGCGACGGCGGTCGCAAGATCCTGATCAGCGGGGGCGGCCGGTGCAACGTCCTCCCGCTCACCGTTGACGAGTCGCGCTTTGTCACCGACTCCTCGGCCAACACGCTCCGGAAGATCGTGCGCAGCTGGCCGCTCGACGCCCAGGTGCGCTTCTTCGAGGATGAACTCGGCGTTCCATTGGTTGAGGAAGTCGAGTCGCTCAAGCGCTTTCCCGCGTCGCACAAGGCGCGCGACGTGCGCGATGCGCTGCTGGCGCGGGCCCGGCGAGACGGGGCCGAGATTCGCTTCGACACGTTGGTCACCGGCTTCGCGCCGCACGCTGGCGGGTGGCGCGTCACCATCGACGGCGCGGCGCCGGTCGATGCCGACGCCATCATCGTCGCCACCGGCGGCTTGAGCGTTCCCCTCACCGGGAGCGACGGGTTGGGGCTGCGCGTACTCGGTGCGCTCGGTCATGCGATGCACCCGACCTATCCCGCGCTCACCCCGCTCACGTCCAACGACGCGGCCTTTGCGGCGCTCAGCGGCGTCTCGCTCACCGTCACGCTCACCGCGCGCGATGCGATGCGCCAGGCGTCGTGGCGCGGCGGCTTTCTCTTCACGCACCACGGCTACAGTGGGCCGGCGGCGCTCAACGTGTCGCACGTCGTTGCGCGCTCACGGCTGGAAGGAGACCGCAGTGCGCGCGTGACGGTGCAGTGGACGGCGCTCGGCGACGCGGAGTGGGAGGTGGCGTTGCGCCCACACGGCGCGCGCACGGTCGTCGGCGCGTTGCGGCAGGAGATGCCCGAACGGTTGGCGCAGGTGCTGATCACGGCGGCCCACGTCGACCCGACGCGCACGCTGGCCGAGCTGCGGCGCGAGGAGCGGTTGCGGCTGGTGGAGACGCTGGTGCGCGGTTCGCTCCCCTGGTCGGGCGATGAAGGCTACAAGAAGGCAGAAGTCACGGGCGGCGGCCTCGACCTGGCCGAGGTCAACCCGCGCACGATGGAGAGCCGTCGGCATCCGGGGCTGTACGTGTGTGGCGAGGTGCTCGATGCCTTTGGCCCCATCGGTGGCTACAACTTCCTGTGGGCCTGGGCGACGGGGCGCGCGGCCGGGATGGCGGCGTCCGCGTCGGCGTAG
- a CDS encoding thermonuclease family protein: MMRGRSSGVRWLVVALGAGVMQLAGATSRLGAQGADSVWVNTRSGVYHCAGTTYFGKTAQGEFLAEMAARAKGYRANGGRACGGRSAPPATDRPDASPSSLLGPIAAAGDDTPPSAPTGPTIECTVSRISDGDTIECDALGKVRLIGLDTPEPDQEPYGSAATAALASFVPFGAVVLLESDAEARDRYGRRLEYVWYKGRMVNWDLVRHGWGVTLHYQPNVRYAALLDAAQARAQAEGRGLWRIEGFRCQPKAHRAREC, from the coding sequence ATGATGCGGGGGAGATCTTCGGGGGTGCGGTGGCTGGTGGTGGCGCTCGGCGCCGGGGTGATGCAGCTGGCGGGAGCCACGTCACGGCTCGGGGCGCAGGGTGCGGACAGCGTCTGGGTCAACACGCGGTCCGGGGTCTATCACTGTGCGGGGACGACGTACTTCGGCAAGACGGCGCAGGGGGAGTTCCTCGCCGAGATGGCGGCACGGGCCAAAGGCTATCGCGCCAACGGCGGGCGCGCCTGCGGCGGCCGATCCGCGCCGCCGGCCACCGACCGCCCCGATGCGTCGCCCTCATCGCTCCTCGGACCGATCGCTGCCGCTGGCGACGACACACCGCCGTCGGCGCCAACCGGCCCGACGATCGAGTGCACGGTCTCTCGCATCTCCGACGGTGACACGATCGAGTGCGACGCGCTGGGCAAGGTACGGCTCATCGGCCTCGACACCCCGGAGCCCGACCAGGAACCCTATGGCAGCGCGGCCACGGCGGCTCTGGCGTCGTTCGTTCCGTTCGGCGCCGTCGTCCTGCTGGAGAGCGACGCCGAGGCACGCGATCGCTACGGACGCCGCCTCGAGTACGTCTGGTACAAGGGGCGCATGGTGAATTGGGACCTGGTGCGACACGGGTGGGGGGTGACGCTGCACTACCAGCCTAACGTGCGCTATGCGGCGCTGCTGGACGCGGCCCAGGCGCGGGCGCAAGCCGAGGGCCGCGGGCTGTGGCGCATCGAGGGCTTTCGCTGCCAACCGAAGGCGCATCGCGCCCGGGAGTGCTGA
- a CDS encoding beta-lactamase family protein: protein MSRPVTIRFRPMAIAAPRPAPRAHSLARRSVPLVMALGGVIACGGKEAPPPAASAPAPTIAAIDSLVAESMRDGKVPGMSVTIVRNDSVIHSKGYGLANLEQQRPMTDSTPVVIGSTSKTITAFAIMQLVDSGKVALDSTVPHYLALLGAPTAAGTQVAKATPVDPRFNAITVRHLLTNVSGIPAGFAGEPFDVLDTATTALEALARDDMLTRPLDFAPGKGYTYSNRGFSLASLVVQDASGLSYEDYINSRIFAPLGMRHSTGRFWEGPSRGMVQGYRESVDGKPVVSAPALGRGHTGSGMILSTSRDIGQFLRAILNGGRAADGTQLLSAASTAELLRAQQPAESELGGPTTYALGWEVHDLNGVPMIMKGGSVISMGSLFVMLPQQKIGIAMLINDVDYGKLQLLQNVVKHLLGAPTTPYGAAPAAAPVAATGYRATPERLRDVAGEYMTRAGLMRVTLRGDTVAARYEGRDVILEPASDSSFIMRSVIRDQEGHLVTIKRCGTTMCAWMEGDSSAVKR, encoded by the coding sequence GTGTCCCGTCCCGTCACCATCCGGTTCCGCCCCATGGCCATCGCCGCTCCGCGCCCCGCACCGCGCGCCCACTCCCTCGCCCGTCGCTCCGTTCCACTCGTCATGGCCCTCGGGGGCGTGATCGCCTGCGGAGGCAAGGAGGCACCGCCACCGGCCGCCAGCGCCCCCGCGCCGACCATTGCCGCGATCGATTCGCTCGTCGCCGAGAGCATGCGCGACGGCAAGGTGCCGGGGATGTCGGTCACCATCGTGCGCAACGACTCGGTGATCCACAGCAAGGGCTACGGCCTCGCGAACCTCGAGCAGCAACGCCCGATGACCGATTCCACCCCGGTCGTCATCGGCTCCACGAGCAAGACGATCACCGCCTTCGCCATCATGCAGCTGGTCGACTCGGGGAAGGTGGCGCTCGACTCCACCGTGCCGCACTACCTCGCCCTCCTCGGTGCGCCGACGGCGGCAGGCACGCAGGTGGCGAAGGCGACACCGGTCGACCCGCGCTTCAATGCGATCACCGTGCGACACCTGCTCACCAACGTGAGTGGGATCCCCGCCGGCTTCGCGGGCGAGCCGTTCGACGTGCTCGACACCGCGACGACCGCGCTCGAGGCGCTCGCCCGCGACGACATGCTCACCCGCCCGCTCGATTTCGCGCCGGGCAAGGGCTACACGTACTCCAATCGCGGCTTCTCGCTCGCCTCGCTCGTGGTGCAGGACGCCTCGGGGCTCTCGTACGAGGACTACATCAACTCGCGCATCTTCGCCCCGCTCGGGATGCGGCACAGCACTGGGCGCTTCTGGGAGGGACCGTCGCGCGGGATGGTGCAGGGCTATCGCGAGTCGGTCGATGGCAAGCCGGTGGTCAGCGCCCCCGCCTTGGGACGCGGTCACACCGGATCGGGGATGATCCTCTCCACCTCGCGCGACATCGGGCAATTCCTGCGCGCCATCCTCAACGGCGGACGTGCGGCTGACGGAACGCAGCTGCTCTCGGCGGCCAGTACCGCCGAACTCCTGCGCGCGCAGCAGCCCGCCGAGTCGGAGTTGGGCGGGCCCACGACGTATGCGCTGGGGTGGGAGGTGCATGACCTCAACGGCGTCCCGATGATCATGAAGGGCGGAAGCGTCATTTCCATGGGATCGCTCTTCGTCATGCTCCCGCAGCAGAAGATCGGCATCGCGATGCTCATCAACGATGTGGACTACGGCAAGCTGCAGCTCCTGCAGAATGTCGTGAAGCACCTGCTCGGCGCCCCCACCACGCCGTATGGGGCGGCCCCCGCCGCCGCACCGGTCGCGGCCACCGGCTACCGCGCCACCCCCGAGCGGCTGCGCGACGTGGCGGGCGAGTACATGACGCGCGCAGGGCTCATGCGGGTGACACTGCGTGGCGACACCGTGGCCGCGCGCTACGAGGGGCGCGACGTGATCCTCGAGCCGGCCTCCGACAGCTCGTTCATCATGCGCAGCGTGATCCGCGACCAGGAAGGACACCTCGTCACCATCAAGCGCTGCGGCACGACCATGTGCGCCTGGATGGAAGGCGATTCCAGTGCCGTCAAGCGTTAG
- a CDS encoding beta-lactamase family protein: MRLSATLVLLALAVPGVGQAQGTRSCTPTDATRRIEARLQSVVDSIQRSAPAVPGITLSVVAPRLCLDWHGAAGVADRATKAPLSARHPTRIASNTKTYTAAAILRLMEMGKLSLDDPVTKHVPAADLASLRRDGYDLDRITIAHLLSHTGGLYDYAMDARFAPIIFRDPTHRWTRAEQVDSAVVWGAPYNAPGAGYHYTDTGYILLGQIVERLSAQGLAEAFRSLLHYDALGLRATWLETLEPRPATTIDLAHQYFDSTDTRGIDPSFDLYGGGGLAATTGDMARFTRALFVGGVYAKPSTITTMTTIPTGITGERAYALGIYRQQVAGEVLWGHTGFWNTFSFHIPAKDVTIAGTITLQGRSAVARALLTSAVEAVVK, translated from the coding sequence ATGCGACTTTCCGCCACGCTCGTCCTGCTCGCCCTCGCCGTCCCTGGCGTCGGGCAGGCACAGGGCACCCGCTCGTGCACCCCCACCGACGCGACGCGACGCATCGAGGCGCGCCTGCAATCCGTCGTCGACTCGATCCAGCGCAGCGCCCCTGCCGTCCCGGGGATCACCCTCTCCGTCGTAGCGCCGCGCCTCTGCCTCGACTGGCACGGTGCGGCGGGGGTCGCCGACCGCGCCACCAAGGCACCGCTCTCCGCGCGGCACCCCACGCGCATCGCCAGCAACACCAAGACCTACACGGCCGCAGCAATCCTCCGGCTCATGGAGATGGGCAAGCTGTCGCTCGACGACCCCGTCACCAAGCACGTCCCCGCCGCCGACCTCGCCTCACTCCGGCGTGACGGCTACGACCTGGACCGCATCACCATCGCCCACCTCCTGAGCCACACCGGAGGGCTTTACGACTACGCGATGGACGCGCGCTTCGCCCCCATCATCTTCCGCGACCCCACGCATCGCTGGACGCGCGCGGAACAGGTCGACTCGGCCGTCGTGTGGGGGGCGCCGTACAACGCGCCGGGCGCGGGCTATCACTACACCGACACCGGCTACATCCTGCTCGGCCAGATCGTCGAGCGCCTGAGCGCCCAGGGGTTGGCCGAGGCGTTCCGGTCGCTCCTGCACTACGACGCGTTAGGGCTGCGTGCCACGTGGCTGGAGACGCTCGAGCCGCGCCCGGCCACCACCATCGACCTCGCCCACCAGTACTTCGACTCGACCGACACGCGAGGCATCGATCCCTCGTTCGACCTGTATGGCGGCGGCGGCCTCGCCGCGACCACCGGTGACATGGCGCGCTTCACCCGAGCGCTCTTCGTGGGCGGCGTCTACGCCAAGCCGTCGACCATCACCACCATGACGACGATCCCCACCGGGATCACCGGTGAGCGTGCGTACGCGCTGGGGATCTATCGCCAGCAGGTCGCCGGCGAGGTGCTGTGGGGGCACACGGGGTTCTGGAACACCTTTTCGTTCCACATCCCGGCCAAGGATGTGACCATCGCCGGCACCATCACGCTGCAGGGGCGCAGCGCGGTCGCGCGCGCGTTGCTCACCAGCGCCGTCGAAGCGGTCGTGAAGTAG
- a CDS encoding ribulose 1,5-bisphosphate carboxylase, whose translation MTRDDIAAFFTRRDALDAEAYLELDYTFECVGDPRAAAAHLASEQSTAQWKRVGIDEDYRPRFGAKVLELEATALPGGFSITVPNAPRGPVHACRVTIAHPHGNFGARFPNLLTAVLGEGPYFSPGIPLIRLEDIRFPDSYVAQFEGPQFGVAGVRALLKAYDRPIFFGVIKPNIGLPPAPFADLGYQGWLGGLDIAKDDEMLADVDWSPLAERAALLGEASRRAEREMGEPKVYLANITDEVDRLHALHDVAVSAGARMVMVNAMPVGLSGVRSLRRHARVPLVTHFPFIASFSRVPSHGAHARVFTRLQRLAGADVIIMPGFGDRMMTPEHEVLDSVRACLEPMGSIRPSLPVPGGSDSAATLEAVYRRLGTVDFGFVPGRGVFGHPMGPAGGAASIRQAWEAIASGIPLAEYANTHEALRVALSAFGARR comes from the coding sequence ATGACGCGTGACGACATCGCGGCGTTCTTCACACGGCGCGACGCGCTCGACGCCGAGGCGTACCTCGAGCTCGACTATACCTTCGAATGCGTCGGCGACCCCCGCGCGGCGGCCGCGCACCTGGCGAGCGAGCAGTCGACTGCCCAGTGGAAGCGCGTGGGGATCGACGAGGACTACCGTCCGCGCTTCGGGGCCAAGGTGCTGGAGCTGGAGGCCACGGCGCTCCCGGGCGGCTTCTCGATCACCGTGCCTAACGCGCCACGTGGTCCGGTGCATGCCTGCCGCGTCACCATCGCGCATCCACATGGTAACTTCGGCGCGCGCTTCCCCAACCTCCTCACGGCAGTCCTCGGCGAGGGGCCGTACTTCTCGCCGGGGATCCCGCTCATCCGGCTCGAGGACATTCGCTTCCCCGATTCGTACGTCGCGCAGTTCGAGGGGCCGCAGTTCGGCGTGGCGGGGGTGCGCGCGCTGCTCAAGGCGTACGACCGCCCGATCTTCTTCGGCGTCATCAAGCCCAACATCGGATTGCCGCCCGCGCCCTTCGCCGACCTGGGCTATCAGGGGTGGCTGGGCGGGCTCGACATCGCCAAGGACGACGAGATGCTGGCGGATGTCGACTGGTCGCCGCTCGCCGAGCGCGCCGCATTGCTGGGTGAGGCCAGCCGGCGCGCCGAGCGCGAGATGGGGGAGCCGAAGGTCTACCTGGCCAACATCACCGACGAAGTGGACCGGCTCCACGCCTTGCACGACGTGGCGGTGAGCGCCGGCGCCCGCATGGTGATGGTCAATGCGATGCCGGTGGGGTTGAGCGGCGTGCGCTCGTTGCGACGACATGCGCGCGTGCCGCTGGTGACGCACTTTCCCTTCATCGCATCGTTCAGCCGAGTGCCGTCGCACGGTGCGCACGCGCGGGTCTTCACGCGGCTGCAACGCCTGGCGGGCGCCGACGTGATCATCATGCCTGGCTTCGGCGATCGCATGATGACCCCGGAGCACGAGGTGCTGGACAGCGTACGCGCCTGCCTGGAGCCGATGGGATCTATTCGCCCGAGCCTCCCGGTTCCCGGGGGGAGCGACTCGGCGGCGACGCTGGAAGCGGTGTATCGCCGCCTGGGGACCGTGGACTTCGGCTTCGTTCCCGGACGCGGTGTCTTCGGGCACCCCATGGGGCCGGCCGGCGGTGCCGCGAGCATTCGCCAGGCGTGGGAGGCGATCGCCAGCGGGATCCCACTCGCGGAATACGCCAACACGCACGAGGCGCTGCGCGTGGCGCTCTCGGCGTTTGGCGCCAGGCGTTAG
- a CDS encoding YjbQ family protein yields the protein MPPIHHRLAISTTHPIEIVDLTERLRSWVRGSGIRDGLLTVMSPHTTARITINERETELQRDMVRFLERLAPADADYGHNRAPVDDRLNAHSHLIGLFMNASESIPVADGELVMGGWQSLFFIELDGPRERREVHLHLMRAE from the coding sequence ATGCCGCCGATCCACCATCGCCTCGCCATTTCCACCACCCACCCCATCGAAATCGTCGACCTCACGGAACGGCTGCGTAGCTGGGTGAGGGGGAGCGGAATCCGCGACGGGCTGCTGACGGTGATGTCGCCGCATACCACGGCGCGCATCACGATCAATGAGCGGGAGACGGAGTTGCAGCGTGACATGGTGCGTTTCCTGGAACGGCTGGCCCCCGCCGACGCGGACTACGGGCACAACCGCGCCCCGGTGGACGACCGCCTCAACGCGCACTCGCACCTGATCGGGCTCTTCATGAATGCATCGGAGTCCATCCCGGTGGCCGATGGCGAGCTGGTGATGGGCGGGTGGCAGTCGCTCTTCTTCATCGAACTGGACGGTCCCCGCGAACGGCGCGAGGTGCACCTGCATCTCATGCGCGCGGAGTGA
- a CDS encoding ACS family MFS transporter produces the protein MSSPSSAAAPAPRWSPAYTVVLLCFAAVFISYIDRTNISVAAIAMQEEFKWSETTKGFVLSSFFVGYILLQVVSAGLANKYGGKLLLGVAVIWWSAFTMLTPVAASLGLATLIASRIALGLGEAAVFPACINMVGRWVPAAQRSRAVALFSSGLSIGTVFSLPVTGWLVREYGWPVPFYAFGLVGLVWAVAWFTKVSAGRGIPEEATNASRTIPWGRILRTPAVWAIIVNHFCNNWSLYVLLAWLPSYFKATFNVSLASAGLLSAAPPLATFVMANFAGSTADRLMRQGRSATYVRKLMQAIGLFGCATFLLMVPLATSPGMGVFLMSSASACLGCCLAGFAANSFDIAPRYADVIWGISNTFATIPGIIGVAVTGWLVQRSGSYTTAFVVTAAIAAVGARCSWSSGRGSGRSSDAGAYRPRRTAVLTTSRGFATSRRSLPPCDMPATV, from the coding sequence ATGTCATCCCCCTCATCGGCAGCCGCCCCCGCCCCCCGCTGGTCCCCCGCCTACACCGTCGTCCTCCTCTGCTTCGCCGCCGTATTCATCTCGTACATCGACCGCACCAACATCTCGGTGGCGGCGATCGCGATGCAGGAGGAATTCAAGTGGAGCGAGACGACCAAGGGCTTCGTCCTGTCGTCGTTCTTCGTCGGCTACATCCTGCTGCAGGTGGTGAGTGCGGGGCTCGCCAACAAGTACGGCGGCAAGCTCCTGTTAGGGGTAGCGGTGATCTGGTGGTCGGCCTTCACCATGCTCACCCCGGTGGCCGCCTCGCTCGGGCTCGCGACGCTCATCGCCTCGCGCATCGCACTCGGGCTCGGCGAAGCCGCGGTCTTCCCCGCCTGCATCAACATGGTGGGGCGCTGGGTCCCCGCGGCGCAGCGGTCGCGCGCGGTGGCACTCTTTTCCAGCGGGCTGTCCATCGGGACGGTCTTCTCGCTTCCGGTGACGGGATGGCTGGTGCGCGAGTACGGCTGGCCGGTGCCGTTCTACGCCTTTGGGCTGGTGGGACTCGTGTGGGCGGTGGCCTGGTTCACCAAGGTGAGCGCGGGGCGCGGGATCCCCGAGGAAGCGACCAACGCATCGCGCACGATCCCGTGGGGGCGCATCCTGCGCACGCCGGCGGTGTGGGCGATCATCGTCAATCACTTCTGCAACAACTGGTCGCTGTACGTCCTGCTGGCGTGGCTCCCGTCGTACTTCAAGGCGACGTTCAACGTCTCGCTCGCGAGCGCCGGCCTCCTCTCGGCGGCCCCACCGCTGGCGACGTTCGTCATGGCCAACTTTGCCGGGAGCACGGCCGACCGCCTCATGCGACAGGGGCGCAGCGCGACCTACGTGCGCAAGCTGATGCAGGCGATCGGGCTGTTCGGGTGCGCGACCTTCCTGCTGATGGTTCCGCTGGCGACCTCGCCCGGCATGGGGGTCTTCCTGATGTCGAGCGCCTCGGCCTGCCTCGGGTGCTGCCTGGCCGGCTTTGCCGCCAATTCGTTCGATATCGCCCCTCGTTATGCGGACGTGATCTGGGGGATCAGCAACACCTTCGCCACCATCCCCGGAATCATCGGCGTGGCGGTGACGGGGTGGCTGGTGCAACGCTCGGGGAGCTACACGACGGCGTTCGTGGTGACGGCGGCGATTGCGGCGGTGGGGGCGCGGTGTTCATGGTCATCGGGTCGGGGGAGCGGAAGATCGAGTGACGCGGGCGCGTACCGGCCCCGTCGAACCGCGGTCCTGACGACAAGCCGGGGCTTCGCGACTTCGCGGCGGAGCCTCCCCCCTTGCGACATGCCCGCGACCGTATGA
- a CDS encoding type II toxin-antitoxin system VapC family toxin, giving the protein MVIDTSALVAILQSEEGADRLLAAIERDSVRLVSAATVLELSLVVIGRYGTGAESLLDRLLRDLGATVIAFDAEQLAIARDAAARFGRGGHTAALNFGDCFAYALSMAHNEPLLCVGEDFARTDVAVADV; this is encoded by the coding sequence ATGGTCATCGACACGTCGGCACTCGTTGCGATCCTGCAGAGCGAGGAGGGGGCGGATCGCCTGCTGGCGGCAATCGAGCGCGATTCCGTACGCCTCGTCTCTGCGGCCACCGTGCTGGAGCTTTCCCTGGTGGTCATCGGGCGATACGGGACCGGCGCAGAGTCGTTGCTCGATCGGTTGTTGCGCGACCTCGGGGCGACGGTGATTGCGTTCGATGCAGAGCAACTTGCCATCGCGCGGGATGCGGCCGCCCGATTCGGGCGTGGTGGGCACACCGCGGCGCTCAACTTCGGGGACTGCTTCGCGTATGCTCTATCCATGGCGCACAACGAGCCATTGTTATGCGTCGGTGAGGATTTCGCGCGGACCGACGTGGCGGTCGCTGACGTGTAG
- a CDS encoding type II toxin-antitoxin system VapB family antitoxin, protein MALSIKDEETDRLARALAAATGESLTEAIRRALEERLARETRRGGAYPLAARVRRVQERMREFPVLDVRSDEELLGYDEHGLPR, encoded by the coding sequence ATGGCGCTCAGCATCAAGGACGAGGAAACCGATCGACTCGCTCGTGCGCTGGCGGCAGCTACGGGAGAATCGCTCACGGAGGCGATCCGTCGAGCGCTCGAGGAGCGTCTAGCGCGCGAGACGCGTCGCGGAGGCGCGTATCCGCTCGCGGCCCGGGTGCGTCGCGTGCAGGAACGCATGCGAGAGTTTCCCGTGCTCGACGTGCGCTCCGATGAGGAGTTGCTGGGTTACGACGAACACGGCCTTCCGCGCTAA
- a CDS encoding gluconokinase, producing the protein MGVAGAGKSLIGEALARALDVDFVEGDAFHSAENVARMAAGVPLTDELRAGWLQLLADRLAAAHRDGTGIVITCSALKRAYRDLLRAGAPDVRFVFLTGGRDLLAQRLAARRGHFMPPSLLDSQLATLEEPAPDEAPLTFDIAESPRDIVAALLARLREDQ; encoded by the coding sequence ATGGGTGTCGCCGGCGCCGGCAAGTCGCTCATCGGCGAGGCGCTCGCCCGCGCCCTCGACGTCGACTTCGTCGAGGGAGACGCGTTCCACAGCGCCGAGAACGTCGCGCGCATGGCGGCCGGCGTCCCGCTCACCGACGAACTCCGCGCCGGATGGCTTCAGCTCCTCGCCGACCGGCTCGCCGCCGCCCATCGCGACGGCACCGGCATCGTGATCACCTGCTCGGCGCTCAAGCGTGCCTATCGCGACCTCCTGCGCGCCGGCGCCCCAGACGTGCGCTTCGTCTTCCTCACGGGGGGGCGTGACCTGCTCGCACAGCGCCTCGCCGCGCGGCGCGGGCACTTCATGCCGCCATCGCTGCTCGACAGTCAGTTGGCGACGCTCGAGGAACCCGCGCCTGACGAGGCACCACTGACCTTCGACATTGCCGAGTCTCCGCGCGACATCGTGGCCGCGCTCCTTGCGCGCCTGCGCGAGGACCAATGA
- a CDS encoding permease DsdX (member of the Gnt family of gluconate transporters; not involved in gluconate transport; unknown function): MTPDTRLLLYALGAVVALVVLIARFKLHPFLVLIAVSLAMGIASGMPPAAAIKAFQDGVGTVLGFIAVVVGLGTILGKIMAESGAAARIATTLIARFGEHRVHWAMMCVAFIVGIPVFFQVGIVLLIPLVFSLARRTGMPLIKVGLPLCAALSVVHGLVPPHPAAMLAVDAFKADTGLTILYAIVIGLPIAALAGPIYASWIAPRIQLQPSTGLAAQLEEHTEREMPAFGISAFTVLVPVLLMLVASTASVVLPAGHAMRAPLEVIGSPIVALLLAVFFSYWSLGRAAHFTREQLQRFTNDCLAPTATILLIIGAGGGFNRVLVESGAGRVVAELAAGSQVSPLLLAWLVAALIRVATGSATVAMTTAAGIVAPIAAATPGTSAELLVLATGSGSLVLSHVNDSGFWLVKEFFGMTVSQTLRTWTVAETIIGVAGLGLTMLLARVI, encoded by the coding sequence ATGACGCCGGACACCCGCTTGCTGCTGTACGCGCTCGGCGCCGTCGTCGCGCTGGTCGTCCTTATCGCCCGCTTCAAGCTGCACCCGTTCCTCGTCCTCATCGCCGTCTCACTGGCCATGGGAATCGCCTCGGGGATGCCGCCAGCTGCAGCGATCAAGGCGTTCCAGGACGGCGTGGGAACGGTGCTCGGCTTCATCGCCGTGGTGGTGGGGCTGGGGACGATCCTCGGGAAGATCATGGCCGAGTCGGGGGCGGCGGCGCGCATCGCCACCACGCTCATCGCGCGCTTTGGCGAGCACCGCGTGCACTGGGCGATGATGTGCGTCGCCTTCATCGTCGGGATCCCCGTCTTCTTCCAGGTGGGGATCGTGCTGCTGATCCCGCTGGTCTTCTCGCTGGCGCGGCGCACCGGGATGCCGCTCATCAAGGTGGGGCTCCCGTTGTGCGCGGCGCTCTCGGTGGTGCACGGGCTCGTCCCGCCGCACCCGGCGGCGATGCTGGCGGTCGATGCCTTCAAGGCCGACACGGGGCTCACAATCCTCTACGCGATCGTGATCGGGCTCCCCATTGCCGCTCTGGCCGGGCCCATCTACGCGTCGTGGATCGCCCCGCGCATCCAGCTGCAACCCTCCACCGGGCTCGCCGCGCAACTCGAGGAACACACGGAGCGCGAGATGCCCGCCTTCGGCATCTCGGCGTTCACCGTGCTCGTCCCGGTGCTGCTGATGCTCGTGGCCAGCACGGCCAGCGTGGTGCTCCCGGCCGGCCATGCGATGCGCGCGCCGCTCGAGGTGATCGGGAGCCCCATCGTCGCGCTCCTGCTCGCCGTCTTCTTTTCCTACTGGTCGTTAGGGCGTGCGGCGCACTTCACGCGCGAGCAGTTGCAGCGCTTCACCAACGACTGCCTCGCCCCCACCGCGACCATCCTGCTCATCATCGGCGCCGGCGGCGGCTTCAACCGCGTGCTGGTGGAGAGCGGTGCGGGGCGTGTGGTGGCGGAACTGGCCGCCGGGTCACAGGTCTCGCCGCTGCTCCTGGCGTGGCTCGTCGCGGCGCTCATTCGCGTTGCCACCGGCTCGGCGACCGTCGCCATGACCACCGCCGCCGGCATCGTCGCCCCCATCGCCGCCGCCACGCCGGGGACGAGCGCCGAGCTGCTGGTGCTCGCGACCGGCTCGGGGTCGCTGGTGCTGTCGCACGTGAACGACTCGGGCTTCTGGCTGGTGAAGGAGTTCTTCGGCATGACGGTGTCGCAGACGCTGCGCACGTGGACCGTGGCCGAGACGATCATCGGGGTGGCGGGTTTGGGGCTGACAATGCTGCTGGCGCGGGTCATCTAG